Sequence from the Kineosporia succinea genome:
CGAGGACCAGCTGTTCTACCTGATGTCCCGCGGCATGACCGAGGAGGAGGCGATGGCGATGATCGTGCGTGGTTTCGTCGAGCCGATCGCCCGGGAACTGCCGATGGAGTACGCGCTCGAGCTGAACCGCCTGATCGAGCTGCAGATGGAAGGCGCGGTCGGCTAGTCCGCCCACCCGTCCCCGTCACCCCAGAATCCGAGAACAGAGAGCCATGACTGAGACTTTCACGATCGAAGGCGGACCGGTCGAGCTGCACCGCTCGAGCTTCGACGTCGCGGACTTCCCGATCCCGAACGGGCGCGAGGAGGACTGGCGGTTCACCCCGCTCGACCGCCTCCGCGGCCTGCTCGAGGGCGAGCCCACCGACTCCGCCCTCACCTGGACCACCGACCTGCCCGAGGGCGTCGAGCTGACCACGGCCGGCTCCGGCGACCCGCTGCTGCGCGCCGTGCCCAAGTCGGTCGACCGCACCAGCGTCCTCGCGCTCGAGAACGCCAAGAACGGCGCGGTCGTCGTCAGGGTGAAGCAGAACGCCGAGCCCGACCGGCCCGTCGTGATCAAGCTGCACGGCACCGACGACCAGATCGTCTGGGGCCACGTCATTCTCGACATCGGCGCCAACGCGCAGGTGACCGTGGTGATCGAGCACAGCGGCACCGCTCGCTACTCGGGTGAGCTGTCGATCCTGGTGGGCGACGGCGCCAAGCTGAAGTTCGTCAGCGTGCAGGGCTGGGACCGCACCGCGGTGCACGCCCAGCACGTCGGCATCCGCCTCGGCAAGGACGCGTCGATCAACTCCACCCAGGTCACCCTGGGCGGCGACCTGGTGCGCTTCGTCGAGACCGTGGAGTACGCGGGTCCCGGCGGCGACGCCGAGATGGCCGGCCTCTACATCGCCGACGCCGGTCAGCACCAGGAGCACCGGCTCTTCGTCGACCACAGCGCTCCCAAGTGCCGCAGCAACGTCACGTACAAGGGCGCGCTGCAGGGCGAGGGCGCGCACACGGTGTGGGTCGGTGACGTGCTCATCCGCGCCACCGCCGAAGACACCGACACCTACGAGATGAACCGCAACCTGGTGCTGACCGACGGCACCCGCGCGGACTCGGTGCCGAACCTCGAGATCGAGACCGGCGAGATCGTCGGCGCCGGGCACGCCAGCACCACCGGCCGTTTCGACGACGAGCAGCTGTTTTACCTGCAGGCCCGGGGCATCACCGAGGAAGAGGCGCGCCGCCTGGTCGTGCGCGGCTTCTTCGCCGAGCTGATCAACAAGCTCGGCCTCCCCGACCTGCAGGAGCGTCTGCTCGCCGCCATCGAGGCCGAGCTGGGGGGCGAGCCCGAAGCCGCCATCGGCGCGGTGACGGAGTGAGTCGCGAGCGGGTCGCGTCCCTGGCCGACCTGAAGCCCGGTGAGGCGATCCAGGTGAGCGCGGGCGGCAAGACCGTCGCGCTGGCCCGCGAGAGCAACGGCGACGTGCACGCGGTCGCCGACCTCTGCACCCACGCGGCCGTCTCGCTGTCGGAGGGCATGGTCGAGGACTGCACCATCGAGTGCTGGCTCCACGGCTCGGCCTTCGACCTGCGCAGCGGCAAGCCGACGGTGCTGCCCGCCGTCACCCCGGTGGAGGTCTACGAGGTCTCGCTCGAGGGCGACGACGTGTACGTGGACACCGCCGTCATCACCAACGCTGCCGCGTCCTGAATCCCCAGACCTTCTAGGAGAACTGAACCACCATGGCCACTCTGGAAATCCGCGACCTGCACGTCAGCGTCGAGACCGAGCAGGGCCCGAAGGAGATCCTGCGCGGGGTCGACCTCACCATCCGCTCCGGTGAGACGCACGCGATCATGGGCCCGAACGGCTCCGGCAAGTCCACCCTGGCCTACTCCATCGCCGGGCACCCGAAGTACACGATCACCTCCGGCTCCGTCACGCTCGACGGAGAGGACCTGCTGGAGATGAGCGTCGACGAGCGCGCCCGCGCCGGCCTCTTCCTGGCCATGCAGTACCCGGTCGAGGTCGCCGGCGTCACGGTGTCCAACTTCCTGCGCACCGCCAAGACCGCGATCGACGGCCAGGCCCCGGCCCTGCGTCACTGGGTGAAGGACGTCCGCGGCGCGATGGACGCGCTGAAGATGGACCCGGCCTTCGCCGACCGCGACGTCAACGCCGGCTTCTCCGGCGGAGAGAAGAAGCGCCACGAGATCCTCCAGATGGAGCTCCTCAAGCCGCGTTTCGCGGTGCTCGACGAGACCGACTCGGGTCTCGACGTCGACGCCCTGAAGATCGTCTCCGAGGGTGTCAACCGGGTGCGCGAGAACAGCGAGGTGGGCGTCCTGCTCATCACGCACTACACGCGCATCCTGCGCTACATCAAGCCCGACTTCGTGCACGTGTTCGTCGACGGCAAGGTGGCGGCCGACGGTGGCCCCGAGCTGGCCGACGAGCTCGAGGCCAACGGCTACGACCGCTTCACCAGCGCGTCGGTCTGATCAACCCGATGGTGGACGTCCGTACGCGACTCGCGTACGGACGTCCACCATTTCGATCCAACGACGAAGGATCTGATCGCGTGACTCTCACGTCCGCCGCACCCACGACGCTCGGCCCCGACGAGGTCGAGACGATCCGCGCGGACTTCCCGATCCTGCACCGCACCGTCGGTGACGGCGCGCCGCTGGCCTACCTCGACTCCGGGGCCACGTCGCAGCGCCCGAAATCCGTGCTGCAGGCGGAGTACGACTTCGCCACCACCTCCTACTCGGCCGTGCACCGCGGCGCCCACACCCTCGCCGGCGAGGCCACCGACGCGTTCGAGGCCGCCCGCGAGAGCGTCGCCCGCTTCGTCGGCGTGCCCTACGAGGGCCTGGTCTGGACGCGCAACGCCACCGAGGGCCTCAACCTCCTGGCGAGTGCGCTCACCGATCCGGACGCCGGTGCCCACGCGCTGAAACCGGGCGACGAGATCCTGGTGACCGAGCTCGAGCACCACGCGAACCTGGTGCCGTGGCAGCGCGCCGCCGCCCGCACCGGGGCGAAGCTGCGCTGGATCCCGCTCACCGACGCCGGCCGGCTCGACCTGCGGAACATCGACGAGCTGATCAACGAGCGGACGAAGGTGGTCGCCCTCGCGCACGCCTCGAACGTGCTCGGCACGGTCAACCCGGTGGCGCTGCTGGCCGAAAAGGCCCGGAGCGTGGGCGCTCTCACCATTCTCGACGCCTGCCAGTCGGTTCCCCACCTCCCGGTGGACCTGACCGAGCTGGGCGTCGACGCGGCCGTCTTCTCCGGTCACAAGATGCTCGGCCCGACCGGCATCGGCGCCCTCGCCGCGCGTCCGCAGCTGCTCGAAGCCCTGCCGCCGGTGCAGACCGGTGGCTCCATGGTCGAGCTGGTCACGATGGAGACCGCGACGTTCCGTGAGCCCCCGCAGCGGTTCGAGGCCGGCACCCCGCCGGTGGCCCAGGCCGTGGCCCTGCACGCGGCGGTCGATTACCTCACTGGCGTGGGCATGGACCGGATCGCGGCCCGGGAGCACGAGCTGGCGTCCTTGATGCTGGACGGGCTCGCGGGAGTCGAGGGCGTGCGGGTGATCGGCCCGGAGGATGCCGAGAACCGCACGGCCACCGTCGCCTTCGCGGTCGAGGGCGTGCATCCGCACGACGTCGGCCAGGTGCTCGACGCGGCCGGGGTCGCCGTGCGCGTGGGTCACCACTGCGCGCAGCCGGTGCACCGGCGCTTCGGCGTCAACGCGTCCACCCGCGCCAGCGCCTACCTCTACACCACCGACGCGGAGATCGAGCGGTTCGTCACGGCCCTCGGCACCGTCCGCGGATTCTTCGGCAGGAGCTGACCTTGTCCTCTCTCGAAGCTCTCTACCAGCAGGTGATCCTGGATCACTCCAAGGAGAAGCACGGTCGCGCCGAGCTGAC
This genomic interval carries:
- the sufD gene encoding Fe-S cluster assembly protein SufD, producing the protein MTETFTIEGGPVELHRSSFDVADFPIPNGREEDWRFTPLDRLRGLLEGEPTDSALTWTTDLPEGVELTTAGSGDPLLRAVPKSVDRTSVLALENAKNGAVVVRVKQNAEPDRPVVIKLHGTDDQIVWGHVILDIGANAQVTVVIEHSGTARYSGELSILVGDGAKLKFVSVQGWDRTAVHAQHVGIRLGKDASINSTQVTLGGDLVRFVETVEYAGPGGDAEMAGLYIADAGQHQEHRLFVDHSAPKCRSNVTYKGALQGEGAHTVWVGDVLIRATAEDTDTYEMNRNLVLTDGTRADSVPNLEIETGEIVGAGHASTTGRFDDEQLFYLQARGITEEEARRLVVRGFFAELINKLGLPDLQERLLAAIEAELGGEPEAAIGAVTE
- a CDS encoding non-heme iron oxygenase ferredoxin subunit produces the protein MSRERVASLADLKPGEAIQVSAGGKTVALARESNGDVHAVADLCTHAAVSLSEGMVEDCTIECWLHGSAFDLRSGKPTVLPAVTPVEVYEVSLEGDDVYVDTAVITNAAAS
- the sufC gene encoding Fe-S cluster assembly ATPase SufC, which codes for MATLEIRDLHVSVETEQGPKEILRGVDLTIRSGETHAIMGPNGSGKSTLAYSIAGHPKYTITSGSVTLDGEDLLEMSVDERARAGLFLAMQYPVEVAGVTVSNFLRTAKTAIDGQAPALRHWVKDVRGAMDALKMDPAFADRDVNAGFSGGEKKRHEILQMELLKPRFAVLDETDSGLDVDALKIVSEGVNRVRENSEVGVLLITHYTRILRYIKPDFVHVFVDGKVAADGGPELADELEANGYDRFTSASV
- a CDS encoding SufS family cysteine desulfurase — its product is MTLTSAAPTTLGPDEVETIRADFPILHRTVGDGAPLAYLDSGATSQRPKSVLQAEYDFATTSYSAVHRGAHTLAGEATDAFEAARESVARFVGVPYEGLVWTRNATEGLNLLASALTDPDAGAHALKPGDEILVTELEHHANLVPWQRAAARTGAKLRWIPLTDAGRLDLRNIDELINERTKVVALAHASNVLGTVNPVALLAEKARSVGALTILDACQSVPHLPVDLTELGVDAAVFSGHKMLGPTGIGALAARPQLLEALPPVQTGGSMVELVTMETATFREPPQRFEAGTPPVAQAVALHAAVDYLTGVGMDRIAAREHELASLMLDGLAGVEGVRVIGPEDAENRTATVAFAVEGVHPHDVGQVLDAAGVAVRVGHHCAQPVHRRFGVNASTRASAYLYTTDAEIERFVTALGTVRGFFGRS